The genomic segment GGGttttttccaataaaatttcTTATCTAAATCTTAGACTTTTTCCCGTAAAGAGGAGACAATGATGTCTGATGTTGCAAGTATTTTAACTGTGTGATGGATGAACTGTTGTTAAGCTCACCAAGcttagtaataattataattaatgaattttaggaagtaataaatttaaatatgaaagaaTTAAAATTCCTTCTGTATTTAGAACTTCTATGATTTTTCTCATGGAGTTTCTGCATTAATTCTATGCTGCTCCTCAGGATAGATATCTTGCTTATATTCAGACAAAACTTCTTTTTCTCAATGCTTTTTAATGAAGGAAACATAACATGATATAATAgtaagaaatgaaatactgattCAGGGCTTACTGATGGATGAGATTAATTTagagaagaaatataaatagaaacagacTAGTCACGGGTGTGTGAGACACTTTCCACATGAGCTATTATGCAGAAGGTACCGTTTTGGGTGAGGGTTTGTGTGAACTCCTCTGAGGGCAGAGTTTATTGTTTCAGTTGCTGGTTGCTGAGACCTTGCCGGCCCTACCCTCTGTTCTTTGTCTTACTAAGAGCACACTGACCTGACTGATTACTTTATATCAAGCCCTCATTCCTGGAATGTTCTGTAGAATAATTGTATCTGTAATCCCTGTAGCACAGTGCAGCACACCTTTATTTCCTGGTGCGTGGTTTTGCTGGAGCTCAAAAGATAGTTGTTATTTCAAGGACAACATATTCGCTGAGTTAGGTGGTGATGGCTTCCACAAGGATGCTATTACCTCTGAACAAGGACACATTTATTCCATCATTGGAGGTGCCCATCGTGAACTGTGTCTAAAGATAGCTTTCACTAATGAGCATTTGTAACCTTTGGTGTTTTTCACGTGGCACTCTCTAAAAGCTCCAACAACTGTAGCTCCTAACATTAGGAGGTTATGAGTTCCAATTAACAGTCTTCTGTTACCAGTACATTTAAAAACCTAACATTTTGAtgcctttattttccttctgtgatttctcctaaggattaaaaaaaatgatcTAACAAACACTTGTTGATTACGGGGGACATGATGATATATAACAGTTCATTCTCACCCAGTAAAGACATAGAGATTTTGTACCCTGCCCTTAATGAGTCTCTTATTTGCTGCTTTGTGTTTTTAGATGACTAAGAATGGCACAGTAGAATCAGAAGAAGCCAGCACTCTTACACTGGATGACATTTCTGATGATGACATTGACTTGGACAACACAGAGGTAGACGAGTACTTCTTTCTACAACCTTTGCCAACAAAAAAACGAAGAGCTCTGCTGCGTGCCTCTGGAGTGAAAAAGATTGACGTGGAGGAAAAGCATGAACTCCGAGCCATCCGCCTCTCACGAGAGGACTGTGGCTGTGACTGCCGAGTGTTCTGTGATCCAGACACGTGCACCTGCAGCCTGGCTGGCATTAAGTGCCAGGTAAGGGTTGAGATTTCAGGGCATCCAAAGACAAAACATTGTCTACCACCCCCTAAGGAGGCAGTCATGGTACCTATAATGAAGCTTCccacatgtaaaagaaaatgTTGTGGCAAGGCAAAACATGTAattcaggaagagagaaagacatAATTCACGAAGAGAGAAAGACTAATTTAAGGACATTCATGGGAATACATAAAATGCTTATACATATAAGATATAATTTGAAAGACAACCCAAGTAGCAGCTAAGTTAATTAAAATTAGTTTATCTTGGATTCTTGTATTATATCACCTTATTTCAGCTTTTTACCAATATTGAAGGATATCATGACATCCCTAACACTGGAGTGTGTATTTTCTGATCCATCCATGGGATACAAAGTCATGATTGATTAAAGATGGTTGGATTAGTGGAAAGATTACTAGCTTGAGACTGTGGAAAACGAAATTGTACTCCCATCTTTGCTATTTGCCAACTGTATGAAATTGGCAAGTTAGGTAAACCCTCTGGGTTActttctttatctctaaaatgaagGAGCTGAACTAGGCCAGGGGTTGGCACACTGTAAGTTCACAGGCCAAATCCGACCTTACCACATGATTTTGAGTTTTATTGGATCacagccacatttttttttctttacatattgcCTATGACTAATTTCTTGCTCCTACAGCAGAATTGAGTATTGTGGTTTTGCCACAGAGCCCATATGAGCCACAAAGCGTAAAATACTTACTCCTTTGACTTCTGCAAATAAAAAGTTTACCAAACCCTGATGATTGGCAACCAGATAATTTCCTGGTCCCCATTCATTTATAACATCATTGGTGCCCTATGATTAGTGTCACTATTTTATGTAGAAACTTGGCTTTTTCAATAAGGAAAGCAACTCAAGTAGGCAAAAGAAGAGGGCAGTGCCTCTCTGCTAAACAGTTGCTTAAGATTTATTCACAGAAAAGAGATTCATGAATAAAAAATTACAGATACAAATTCTGGCTCTAATATCCGCTATACTTTTTACTGGGGCCAAGATGATTGTATTAGAATAGTCTGCCTATTCTTCTTTAGCATAGGAAATTCCCTGGCTGGATAAGGTGACAGAGCaagttttcttctcttgcctATACTCTGGTCTGCATACAGAttaatctgtggaatctgagacaatTGGCAAATCTCTCATGAGTACCCTTGGATTGTCCAGAACTCCACCTCTCACCTGAGTGAAGAGGTCAGTCCAACACTTGTTGAACCCGATCACTCTATCTCCAGTGTCCAATGACCAAAATCATTTTGGAATATTGATGAAACGTACATGCCCTTCCCTCAAGAAGATTGTATCTCATGgaatggggagggaaggggggatTGAGGACTTAAACACATGAGTCCACCAGTCATAGTCATGAATGTGCATATCCATTGCAGCCCTGCAGTAtggtacacacacatgcacctatGTACCAAGCACCCCAAACAATGAGAAGGTAAGCAAACGAGAGCACATTGTGAGGGTGCATGATGCTAAGTCGTGTAAGTCCATTTTATAATAAGCAAAGGGATAAGCAAGTTTATaataagcaaaaggaaaagtTAACATGGGGTACATCATATATGTTAGATTAATAGCATGTGGAGAGGAGTACAGTAAGTTTGCTTGTTTAAAATCAGGCACAAGAGCTGGGATgcagcagaaagaaaaggaacttgGGGGAAAGACAGGAGCATTGAAAACATGGGagcaaaattaaagaaatggagGGAAGGGAAAGTGGGGAATAGagcaaaaagggaagaaagccatGGAGTGGGTCAGCGAACTGAAAATACACACTTATGCCCATaacccatttttattttgaatataggTATAAAAAGCGGTTAACTCTTATGTTTTAAGCCCTCACTTTccccttttcatttctatttgaaGTTTGGTTGTCATTTGCTCTGGCATACGTGGAATTAGGTGGATTACTTAATTCAAAGAAGTTGCTGAAAGGTTCTGGGCTTTTACTGGGTTTGTAATAGTTCCATGGTGCTAATCTGTGCTCTTCCTTCCAAGGTGGATCGTATGTCTTTCCCGTGCGGCTGCACTAAAGAAGGATGTAGTAACACAGCAGGTAGAATTGAATTTAATCCTATCCGTGTTCGGACTCACTTTTTGCACACAATAATGAAACTTGAACTGGAGAAAAACCGAGAGCAGCAAATCCCCACGCTGAATGGCTGCCACAGTGAGATAAGTGCTCACAGTAGTTCCATGGGCCCTGTCGCTCACTCCGTAGAATATTCAATCGCAGACGGTTTTGagattgaaactgaaccccaggctgcagtgctgcaCCTGCAGTCGGCTGAAGAATTAGATTGccaaggagaggaggaggaagaagaggaggatggGAGCAGCTTTTGCAGTGGAGTCACAGATTCTAGCACGCAAAGCTTGGCACCTAGTGAGtcagatgaggaggaggaggaagaagaagaggaagaggaggaggaggatgacgATGATGACAAAGGAGATGGCTTCGTGGAAGGTTTAGGCACCCATGCCGAAGTTGTCCCTCTTCCTTCGGTTCTTTGTTATTCTGATGGCACTGCCGTTCACGAAAGCCACGCAAAGAATGCTTCTTTTTATGCCAACTCTTCAACTCTGTATTACCAAATAGATAGCCACATTCCAGGAACTCCAAATCAGATCTCTGAGAACTATTCTGAAAGAGACACTGTCAAAAACGGTACCCTTTCGCTGGTGCCTTACACCATGACCCCGGAGCAATTCGTTGACTATGCCCGACAAGCAGAAGAGGCCTATGGTGCCTCCCACTACCCAGCTGCCAACCCCTCTGTAATCGTTTGCTGCTCCTCTTCCGAAAATGATAGCGGTGTGCCCTGCAATAGTTTATATCCCGAACACAGGTCCAGTCACCCTCAAGTGGAATTTCACTCATACTTGAAAGGCCCCTCCCAGGAAGGGTTTGTCTCTACATTGAATGGTGACAGTCACATTTCAGAGCATCCTGCTGAAAATTCTTTGAGCCTTGCAGAAAAGAGCATATTGCATGAAGAGTGCATCAAATCACCCGTGGTTGAGACAGTCCCTGTTTAGTAGCTTAAATTATTCTAGGACCAACTCTTCTCCTATTTAAGGCACTGTATTTAATTGGATTTCCTGGGCTCATCATTGTTTAAACTGAAGACCAAGAAAACTTGGACGATGGTTAATCCTCCagactgtattttgttttttcctttctagcCACATGACTGTGGCATTGCACAAATACAGTCTCTGTAGggattttaaaagatttcagaCTGTTTTGATAGaaaatgctaaattttaaaatgcatatctcacagttgcctacctgtcaaacTGTGTGAAACCTGCCAATCTGTGTAGATCAGAGCTCCAAATTTTGGATTATCGGGCCTGTGCAAGATTGTTAACTAAGGCTGGGAAATAATAAGATTTAGAGTCCTAATTTTCGATATATCTGAAGATAATGGTGACTTTTTAATGTAAAAGTAATTATTGtaagaaaaagatttaattgttccatgtgtattttatttatggtAGTTTAGAAGTCATGTTTTGATGAAAATGAACAGCCGCATGTTCATTCAAGCTGAAGATGCATAGCTAGTTCCACAGAGCATGCCCACATGGATTGCATCTGGAATCCATTCACATTTTTATGATCATGACTGATCAGATTTGCAAATTCTTAAGGGTGAAATAGGCCTATTTTTGCTATTTTGGACAAATAAATGATTCTATATGTGCAGGTCCTTACACAGTTTTCTCTAAAGTTAAGAGTTAGGACAATCCTCTGGGGAGAGTCTAGTTCACTGTCCTCCCTCAGCTGACTCCAGAGATGGAGGTAGAAGgaattgcctttcttttttaaacagcaTCATCTTGGTTCTTAGCTTGGACAGCACCTTTAAGCTCTACCCCCTACATCAAAATGCACTTTAGTGCCCCTTCACGGTACCTCGTGTGGGGTGGGGACTGagaactctttgagatgaaaaatttttttttaaattaaaaagatctTTAACTATTATAAGGTTCATATAATTAATATAGAGGAATCATCCAATGATACTTATGAAGGGAAAATAACCTATTTTCCTTCGCCACTCTGAGGACCTAACTCAGTAAATgcagaggaggctgaggaaacATGGAAGAGACACGACCTCAGCAACCAGCCTTTTCTCCAGCGTGAtcaatccatctctacaaaatcaGTGTCTAATGAGATTTCCACTTAGTGACTAGCTGATTGAAGGGGGGCCTCTACCCAAATACTCAACTAGGCCTTTCTTTTCTGAAGCATTTCTATTTGTCTTGCTTGGGACAACTAGCAGAACAGTCCAGAATGCATTGCATACTTTCTAATTACCTCACATTCTCTTATTAAAGAGAACAGATAGAAATAAAACATGCACTCCCCACCTTTAGATTATCTGCACTTGGTTCGTCGGAGGACTTCTAGGATCCCGTTTCCCTGTAAATTAATTTAGGTAACTAAATAGTGtaattctacctttttttttccaaCGCAATATGACTATGCTAAACCTGTTTCACATTTTTGACCTTCTATTGTTATATCACTTCACATGTTTTATAACTATTTGAAATGTGGACATGCCTTGCTATTCAGTGACTGCATCGCTActtattttttatgtcttttagACTTGGGTGTTTAGAATTATGGATATAA from the Macaca nemestrina isolate mMacNem1 chromosome 11, mMacNem.hap1, whole genome shotgun sequence genome contains:
- the LOC105483311 gene encoding cysteine/serine-rich nuclear protein 3 encodes the protein MSGILKRKFEEVDGSSPCSSVRESDDEVSSSESADSGDSVNPSTSSHFTPSSILKREKRLRTKNVHFSCVTVYYFTRRQGFTSVPSQGGSTLGMSSRHNSVRQYTLGEFAREQERLHREMLREHLREEKLNSLKLKMTKNGTVESEEASTLTLDDISDDDIDLDNTEVDEYFFLQPLPTKKRRALLRASGVKKIDVEEKHELRAIRLSREDCGCDCRVFCDPDTCTCSLAGIKCQVDRMSFPCGCTKEGCSNTAGRIEFNPIRVRTHFLHTIMKLELEKNREQQIPTLNGCHSEISAHSSSMGPVAHSVEYSIADGFEIETEPQAAVLHLQSAEELDCQGEEEEEEEDGSSFCSGVTDSSTQSLAPSESDEEEEEEEEEEEEEDDDDDKGDGFVEGLGTHAEVVPLPSVLCYSDGTAVHESHAKNASFYANSSTLYYQIDSHIPGTPNQISENYSERDTVKNGTLSLVPYTMTPEQFVDYARQAEEAYGASHYPAANPSVIVCCSSSENDSGVPCNSLYPEHRSSHPQVEFHSYLKGPSQEGFVSTLNGDSHISEHPAENSLSLAEKSILHEECIKSPVVETVPV